From Nymphaea colorata isolate Beijing-Zhang1983 chromosome 6, ASM883128v2, whole genome shotgun sequence, a single genomic window includes:
- the LOC116256192 gene encoding hypersensitive-induced response protein 1-like, translating to MGQSLCCVQVDQSNVAIKETFGKFHDVLSPGCHCLPWCFGSKIAGHLSLRVQQLDVHCETKTKDNVFVTVVASVQYRALAEKAADAFYKLSNTRAQIQAYVFDVIRASVPKLNLDDVFEQKNEIAKSVEDELEKAMSAYGYEIVQTLIVDIHPDEHVKRAMNEINAASRLRVAANEKAEAEKILQIKRAEGEAEAKYLAGLGIARQRQAIVDGLRDSVLAFSGNVPGTSAKDVMDMVLVTQYFDTMKEIGASSKSSSVFIPHGPGVVADIASQIRDGRLQATPP from the exons ATGGGGCAATCACTTTGCTGTGTGCAAGTCGACCAGTCAAACGTCGCCATAAAAGAGACCTTTGGGAAGTTTCATGACGTGCTCAGCCCAGGATGTCATTGCCTTCCTTGGTGTTTCGGAAGCAAAATAGCAGGACATCTTTCCTTGCGAGTGCAGCAACTAGATGTTCATTGTGAAACAAAAACTAAG GATAATGTGTTTGTTACGGTTGTTGCATCTGTGCAGTATCGTGCCCTGGCAGAAAAGGCAGCTGATGCCTTCTACAAGCTTAGCAACACAAGGGCACAGATACAAGCTTATGTTTTTGATG TCATAAGAGCTAGTGTTCCAAAGCTGAACTTGGATGATGTGTTTGAGCAAAAGAATGAGATTGCAAAGTCAGTTGAAGATGAACTTGAGAAG GCCATGTCAGCATATGGATATGAAATTGTTCAGACACTAATAGTTGATATCCACCCAGATGAGCACGTTAAGAGGGCAATGAATGAAATAAATGCTG CTTCAAGACTAAGGGTTGCTGCTAATGAAAAGGCAGAAGCGGAGAAGATTTTGCAGATCAAGCGAGCTGAGGGAGAAGCTGAGGCAAAATACTTGGCAGGGCTTGGTATAGCCCGTCAGCGGCAGGCCATAGTTGATGGTCTGAGGGACAGTGTGCTTGCGTTCTCTGGTAATGTTCCTGGCACCAGTGCAAAGGATGTGATGGATATGGTGCTTGTCACTCAATACTTTGACACCATGAAGGAGATCGGTGCATCCTCCAAGTCATCTTCTGTCTTTATCCCACACGGTCCAGGTGTTGTAGCAGATATCGCTTCTCAGATTAGGGATGGCAGGCTTCAGGCTACACCTCCATAG